DNA from Daucus carota subsp. sativus chromosome 1, DH1 v3.0, whole genome shotgun sequence:
CAAGTAAACTTCTAATCCTTCATTATTTTCAGAGGTTACTTCCTTGTGATTCTTGCACACGGCTTCTAAACTCATTGTATGTATAATCCTGTATCTATCTTGATCGACTTGGACAAAATTTGACCAACTCGTGTTAAAAAATGTATCTGTATCTTGATGGTGTACTAACTTTGGATTTACCGGCAACTTgttaaaaaatgtataaattcTATTACAACAGGTGGgctgtttcttttttttttttaattttattttgatttttggtttAAAAAGTATGATGAAGTAATTTGAAGTGATATTTGCCATTTCATAGTGTTTGTGGGTgagatttctttttgtttttagcaAATAATAAAGGGATACTCAATATTTGCTTTTGGTGCATTATAAAGTTCATATAATTAATCTTGATACTCTTGTTTAAAGCATCCTACGAGTGAGTAGTTTTGATACTCTTGTTTAAAGCATCCTACGAGTGAGTAGTTCTCATGTAATTattcaataaataaatttggTTATAGAAATTGGGAATCGGAACTAAATGATAGAATTATCGATTCAAGATAGAAATTTATCagacatttttttaataaatcagaaaTTAGTCAAATTGGAGTgtaattgataaattaattaaaaaaataaaactaattagAAATtggtcaaaatttttaaataaatcagaaatttttataataccGTGAAAATGTGGTTTACGTTTACCACGGTGCTATAAGGTATGATCCACCGGTCATCAGAATTATGGTCTTGTTTGTCATAGTGTTGCTTTTTTTATTATTCCTAGTGTGGAGGAATACTTAGGTAATTTCCTATCATCTTCTTCCTTCACATGTCAAGAAGTATGAAAAGTATATGTTTTCAGCACAATCAGGTAGTTGAaactttgaaatgaaatgaCAAAAACCAAAAAGTGACAAAAGTTATGAACTACACAATCACAGTGAATTTTCTTTCAAGTAAAGTGAATGTTTTTACCaccaaatgaatttttttaccgAAAATGTCTATTTGTTATATGCTTAAGGGTTTGAATAtctgttataatattttataaaaaaacataattaaagattttattttcataaaagatttcacattatcatatttaaatgatatataatttataacaatatataatattaataacatattatttttaaaatataattagtcAATATGACACCACCGTAAAGATACAATATTTTAGGAATTTAAATTCTTTTATACTATATTATGGTGTTTCAATTTTTCACTTGGTGCTTTGTAAGATATTGCTTGCAGCTGAAAACTTATTAACTTTTGTCCTGCACTGCTTGCTGTTCAAGTTCTTGATTTACTTTGAGTATTGAAATCATATTCCTTTCTTCACCATTACTTATTTCACTCTCTTATATCACAACTAAATAAAGTTTAGTATCAACCAAATGTCAACTAAGTCTCTCTGTAGCCTTTTGCTATTACTTTAATTTTGATTAGTTCCAACAACTAACTGAACTGGAATTTTATCTAATGACTCTTTTCTTGATTTTGCATATTGTGAAAGTTGAGGGACAGAGAGATAGAATTAGATAACAGCTCTAAAGGAAGAGGAATCATTGGCCTTCCTGGCCCTCAAGCCTTCTCACTCACTCCAGCTGCAACAGTAAAAGTAACTAGGCCATGAAAATCAGGGGCCATTGGAATTATGGGCTGGCTTAGTGCCACTGCCACCACCTAGCCGCTCCCATTTCGGATCGATTTTAAAATTTGGCACTTTTTGCTCGTTCGCAGTAGATGGGTAAAATATCCGAAGATAAGTCCAGGTCGCCTGTCAAGGTCAGTTTCGGATGAGAATTAGTCTCATTGAATGTTATATGGGTACCTTCCGGATGTGAGGAGTTGTTCCGCATCAGTTGTGGGAGGAGACAATTTTGAGACCTTTTGGAAGGTGTCAAAAATAAAACCGTGCGGATAAGTCCCAAAACAGACAACATCATATTATTAAGGAATTATAGCTTGCTTAGCGGAtccaacaagtggtatcagagcgaggctgGTATAAATGATGATGAAATCACGACGAGTAATgttatttttttgaagaaaaacaaaacaagacaaGTAATGCATTTCGGGTTATGCAGAAATAAGAAAAGTGAGACTATTATTTTGAGACGGGAACGAGTATTTCTCCATGCATGAAACATGTAATGTGTACAATATTCGAAACTAACCCATAACCCCAGGTAAGGGGGAAGTAAGGGAGGTAGTGTCATTTTCATATGGTcacattaatcaaaataataatgcCCTAAACAATGGGATGTATGGCAGACTCCAACCCTTTCATGTTACAACCTTGCTAACTCAACCCTACCATATTCTCTTTAAATACCACTTAATCCCCATATCTTTCCCCCAACCTCTTCTCAAATCATTTCCATATTCCACTTGTATTCATTTCCTTCTCATAACTCTTCAACATACAATCATTTGAACAAAATACTCAAACCTGAAAATGTGTTCCTCCAAGCTAAAACTTCAAGAAACCGGTTCTTATGACATCAATGGCCGCCCTGTTCTGCAGCCAACTTGCAACAGAGTTCCACTGATAGAACGTCGCAATTCCCTAAAGAAAAACTCCGCAAAATCTGTCACTGCACCACCAAAGATCCAATCTTTACCAACAAAAATTAGTACCACCCCCACCAATACTAATGTGAGTCCTAAAGTAAAGCCTTCAGTAATCACCCCACCTATATCTCCTAAGATTAAATCTCCACGACAACCAGCAATCAAGCGAGGAAACGATCCAAATGGATTGAGTTCTAGTACTGACAAGGTAGTGCTGACACCAAGAACCACTACCAAAGTTGTGACACCGGTGAAAAAGTCGAAGAAAATTGCACCTTCTGTCGACACCACTACATTAAATTACTCACCTTCATCCATAGTCGAGGCTCCCGGAAGCATTGCAGCAGCAAGGAGGGAACAAGTTGCAAATATGCAAGTGCAGAGGAAATCCAAAATTGCTCATTATGGAAGAACAAAGTCTGCAAGGTTTGAGCCTGCAATAGTACCCCTTGATGATGCTACAACTTCTCCAGAAGAAAAAAGATGCAGCTTCATTACATCTAATTCTGGTACGAATAACTTCAAGAATCATGCATATCAAAAATTACtcataataagaaaaaaattttgTCTATCTAGTCTTAAGTTCCATGTATTTTTGCTCTTGCAGATCCTATCTATGTTGCTTATCATGATCAAGAATGGGGTGTTCCTGCTCATGATGACAGgtaaatattcataatttttttgattttctgaaATTTCATACAAGTACATAACTGGAGGTTAGGAGCTGATATATTTATGCTTTGCAGGCTGCTGTTTGAATTGTTAGTATTAACTGGTGCACAAGTTGGATCAGATTGGACTTCGGTtttaaagaaaagacaagaattcaGGGATGCTTTCGCAGAATTTGATGCAGAAACCGTCTCCAAATATTCAGAGAAGAAAATTATGTCAATTAGTACTAAATATTCTATAGCTTTGAGCCAAGTAAGGGGGATTGTGGACAATTCTATCCGAATTCTCCAGGTACTTAATTATATCTTGTCAATGATGATAAAAAATTATCCGCAATCAGACACTAGTGTTCTGTTGTGTTCTGTTCTTATTTCTTAACCAATTCTCCTAATCTTCGTACAGATCAAGAAAGATTTCGGATCATTTGACAAGTATCTGTGGGGATTCGTGAATTATAAGCCAATCGTCACTCAATACAAATCAAGCCACAAAATGCCGGTCAAGACATCAAAATCAGAAGGCATTAGCAAAGACATGGTAAAGAGGGGATTCCGGCTAGTCGGACCAACTGTCATACATTCCTTCATGCAAGCGGCTGGCCTCACCAACGACCACTTGACCACCTGTCCGCAGCACCTCCAGTGCCTTGCATTGGCATCTCAGACTGGCGCTTTCGTGGCGCCAGCTCTATAAGACCATGACAAACACTTGCTATTAATTCTACTAGACAGAGTGTAACATAATAGCTTATTTGATCTCTAACTACACATTTCAATTCATTGTGTGAGAGTGCTTGTTAAATTATTAAGTTCTTGAGATTGAAGTGTAAGAGAGGACACAAGGCATGTGCAGAGTGGGCTGGAGAATGGGGACAGAgccatgtgtttggttgagtggtcATGGCTTTCATTTCTTAGTGACCACAACATCTTCTTGCTGCTATCCATTATTCCATTGCTCTTTAACAGCCTGTGAAAGAGCACAATTTCAGAGATAAAAAGGGCATTTGGACCAGCCCTTTCATCTTCATGTCAATTATTGAATGATTGTTTCAGTTTTCTAACTTAGATGTTTAACATGTGCAAGACAGTATTGCTTATCATAATCTAGTGTGAAGGGT
Protein-coding regions in this window:
- the LOC108201599 gene encoding uncharacterized protein LOC108201599 encodes the protein MCSSKLKLQETGSYDINGRPVLQPTCNRVPLIERRNSLKKNSAKSVTAPPKIQSLPTKISTTPTNTNVSPKVKPSVITPPISPKIKSPRQPAIKRGNDPNGLSSSTDKVVLTPRTTTKVVTPVKKSKKIAPSVDTTTLNYSPSSIVEAPGSIAAARREQVANMQVQRKSKIAHYGRTKSARFEPAIVPLDDATTSPEEKRCSFITSNSDPIYVAYHDQEWGVPAHDDRLLFELLVLTGAQVGSDWTSVLKKRQEFRDAFAEFDAETVSKYSEKKIMSISTKYSIALSQVRGIVDNSIRILQIKKDFGSFDKYLWGFVNYKPIVTQYKSSHKMPVKTSKSEGISKDMVKRGFRLVGPTVIHSFMQAAGLTNDHLTTCPQHLQCLALASQTGAFVAPAL